CCTTCCCTGAGAACCTCGATGCCCGGGTGATGAGAGAGGCGGCGGACGGCGGATTGCGGTTCAGCATGCATCTGCATGACGAGCTGGACCTAGGTTCCCTGCACCTATCTGTCAGGCAGGGCCATCTCGCCCGATGTGAGGAGACATTGCTGTGGGCGGCGAAGAACGATGTATGGCTTCTGAACATGCACCTGAATCCTGGGGTGTACTTCACCCTGCCTGACCGCAAGGTATGGGTCTACGATAGGTATCTGGAGGAGTACAAGGTCGCTCTGAAAGATTCCATGACGCGCCTATCCTCGATGGCCAGCGATCTGGGGATCAAGATATGCCTGGAGAACACCGGTCATTTCTCGCTGCCGTACATGCGCGAGGCGGTCGAATCGGTTCTGCCCCTTCCCTCGGTTGGCCTATGCTGGGACATCGGGCACGATGCCCGCTCCGGCCACCTGGAGGAGGGATTCATGATCAAGCACCTGGATAAGGTGTGGCACATGCACTTTCACGATTATGATGGAAAGAGCGATCACCAACTGCCCTTCACCGGCACCATGGATTGTCCCCGCTACCTGCGTTTGGCCCGGGAGAACGACATGTCGGTTCTGGTGGAGGTCAAGACAGGGTCCGCGGTGCGCCAAGCCATAGTATCATTGAAAGAACGAGGCTTCATGCCATCATCAAGGTCATTGTAATAACTCGATAGGTCATACTTATCATAGAACGATACTGGCTAATAAATATGGGCCAGCTGTTCTTTGGTCATGTTTCTGGTGCAATGATTTATAACATCTCAAACACATTGATGCCTAGGTGAATCACATGGTTGCGATACCCGAGGAAGTAATGAAGGTACTGAACGATGACAAGTCTATCAGGATTCTAGCTACGAAGTCCAAGGAAGGCCATGTCCACGCCATACAGGTGGGCAGCCTCAAGGCCGCGTCGCCGGACACCATAATCGTCGGCGCGATCCTAATGAAGCGCACTGGAACGAACCTGGAGAACATGAAGGCCAACGGGGAGATGGCCTCTATCTTGGCCGGTAGCCAGACGACCTCCTTCGAGATCAAGGCCAAGCCCAAGGAGTTCATCACATCCGGACCGATATTCGATGGCATGAACGCCGCCCTGGAGAAAATGGGGATGAAGGCAACTGGGGTCTGGTCCCTGCAGGTCGCCGAGGTGTGGAACCAGAGCGCCAACTACGAGGCCGGAAAGAAGATGGTCTGATCGGCCGCCCTCACTTTTTCAACCTGACGCGCACCGAATCGGCGTGTGCCGTCAGACCTTCCGTCTCTGCCAATTTGACGGTGGCGGGAGCCAGTTTTTTTAACATTTCCTTGTCAAGGAACTGCACCGATGAGCGTTTCATGAAATGCAGCACGTCTAGACCTGAGTGTACAGCAGCGTTCCCGGCGGTGGGCAGCACGTGGTCAGTGCCTGTGGTGTAATCGCCGCAGGCCACCGGGGAGTCGTGCCCTAGGAATATCGCACCGGCGTTGTGCACCAACGGCAGCAGTCTCAGCGGGTCCTTCACCTGCAGAGAAAGGTGCTCCGGAGCCAGCTGGTCGCAGGCCTCCACTCCCTCTTTCATTCCATCAACCAATATGTAGCCGCTGTTCTTCAGCGAGGATGCCATTATCTCCTGGCGTGGGCTTGTCGCCATCCGGTCCTCCATGATCTGCCAGACCTTGCCCGGTAGTTCCGGGACGTTGGTGACCAAGGCGCATGCTGAATGGGGGTCGTGCTCCGCCTGTGCCAATATGTCAGCGGCCACGTTCTCCGGGCGAGCGCTTTCGTCGGCCAATATGGCTATCTCGCTGGGCCCGGCGGGGAAGTCCATCTCCACTTCCTGACGCAGAAGCACTTTCGCCGCAGTGACATAGATGTTCCCAGGACCGACGATCTTCTGCACCTTGGGAACTGTCCCCGTCCCCAAGGCCATGGCCGCTATGGCCTGAGCGCCACCGCATTTGAATATGCGGTCGGTCCCGGCCAGGTCCAAGGCCACTAAGGTCAAGGGATGCACCGGCGGGGGTGTGCAGGCAACCACGCTTCTGACCCCGGCCACCTTGGCCGGTACGGCGCACATCAGGGCGGTGCTCGGATAGGAGGCCCTGCCACCAGGTATGTACACCCCTACGGTATCCAGGGGAGAGTATTTCCATCCCAGGGACGCCCCCTCCTCCTTTGTGAGAGTGATATCGTCAGGTCTCTGTCGGCGGTGATACCGTTCGATACGTTCCTGAGCGAACTTAAGGGCGGAGAGCAGCTCATCGTCGATCTTACGATAGGCCTCCTCGATCTCCTCCCTGCTGACCTCCAATTCGTTTAATTCCACCTTATCGAATCGAGCCGTCAGTTGTATGACGGAAATGTCGCCGTCCTCCCGCACTGACCTTATGATGTCATTGACCGCCGGGAAGACCGCGCTCAGATCGGACCGCCCCCGCGCCTTCCACGACTCGATCGACAGTGGTCGCCACATGAGATGGTGATTAACACCGTCATAAATAAAAATGCTTAACCGTAACCGTCCATCTCGTAGCTAGGGCGTTTCCCCGGAGGACAGGATATCGAATGCCTGATCAGGTCCTTGACGGTGTTACGCAGTACGGTGGCATTGACGTATCCGATGGTACCACCCACCTTCTGGCCCTTGCAGAAGAAGAGAAAGGTAGGGGTGCCGGTCACATGGTATTTGGTCGCGAGCTTATTGTTATGGTCGGTGTTCACCCTCATGAACATCGTGTCTGCCCCCAGGTCCTTCTTCGCCTTGACCAGTTCCGGTTCTACGTCCTTGCAAACGGAGCATCCCGGAGACCAGAACTCCAACACGATGAACTTCTTCTCCTTTCGCAATAGGTCGGAGAAGAGTTCGTCGCTCACGTCCCTGATATCGTTCATTCATCTTCCCTCCTCAGGGAAATAAAGCCTCGGTGACCCAATAACCCTTTTCCTTGCGCTGATCGATGCCGTTCTTGTAATAACGCGTATCCAATCGAAAGTTGACCTCCAACTCATTGGCCAAGGCCCATTCGTAACTGAACTCCGCCGCTCCGCGTACGTTTAGCTCAATGGCGATGAAGAGCATGTCCAACTCATCCTCCGAGGGCATATCCGATTCATCATTTCCTTTGTTCCAGTCGTAACGCAAGGTCTTTTCGACCAGGGGGAAAAGGTTTCCGCCGGAGCGACGGAACAATCCCTTGAAGATGTCAAAATCAATGGGTGAGGGTTCACGACCCAAGTGCTTCTTCACCTTGAGGAACAGTATCTCCGATTTGCTTATCTCCTCCAGTACATGCTCCACTCCTTCCTGATGACGCTGCGGGGAGTGGTAACCCTCGATGAACACCTCGGTCATGTGCTCGGTGATGCCACGTTCGCATTCCTTCATCAGTTCCATTAGTGATGCTAGTTCGTCCAGCATGATCAGGACCAGGGCGTAGCGCACCCGCCTTCTCCCTAAATATTCCGGCAATTCCGATATGGCCCTGAATGAGTTTAAGTATCCCAAAAGATGCACGGACATATCAAGCATCTTCAGGTGGGCGGCGTCGATATCTAATCTGAGGTCCAGGTCTTTACTTTCAATGGCAGTGTTCATCTGATTTCCCCACAGGTTCCGGTTCTACAAATTATTTGTTTTACTGGTTCAACCGAAGCGGCGTTTGAACTCTTGAAGTAAGGCTTGCAAGTAATCCTTTTCCATAGAAGGGGGTATGTAATCCTTGCGCTTGACGTGCTCCAGCAGTTCCCCGCCCACGTGTTCTTCGGGCAGGTCAAGCTCATGAACATCCTTCATGATCCCATCGAGGTCATTTATACCGACCTCCCTGCCTTTCACCATGAGCTTGGGGGTCTCGTCGATCTGAAAGACATCCAGGCCGGTGTCGCACTTCTTGCAATTGTTCAACTACTCACCTTATTCACCGTTTGTGCACGACGGATAAAATACTTTGCATGGTCGTTTCAGAGAAGAGGAAGCAGGAAGGCAGCGTCCAGATTGTTCAGGACGTAGTCCACCGCCCCCCTCATTATGAACTCCACGGCGATGGCCGCCAATAGGAGCCCGATGATCTTGGAGAATATCTCTATAGCATTGTTGCCCACCTTCTTTGAGATCAGCAGGGAGTTCCTCATGACGCCCCAGGTGATGGCCAGACCGATCACTCCGGCGATAAGAACTGTAAATTGGCCATATAGGTGCACCAGCAGTATGGCGGTGGTTATCACTCCCGGACCGCTCAGTATGGGGGTGGCTATTATCACCCAGGCGACACTGGGATTCTCGTTCTTACTCAGGGTCAAGGAGAAAATGATCTCCATGGCCATGAGGAGCAGGACGATGCCGCCGGCGATGCGGAAAGCATCGGTGGTGATACTGAACATTCCCAGAAGCTCAGTGCCGATGAGGGCGAAGATGACGAACAATATACCAGCCACCAGCACCGCCTTGTTGGCGCTGGACGCCTGTTCCTGTTCACTCTGACCCTTGGTCATGGATATGAACAACGGTACGGTGGCGAACGGATCGAAAATGAAGAACAGCAAGGTCGTGGAATAGATCAGATCCTCGATGCCCGACATAATTGAGTGTAGTGGGAAGTTCAATATCCACTTTTCGCACCTCCTCGATAAATATATGTCCGCCGGGCCCGCATGACTATGGTGATGAGGAACGATCCTATTCTCGATCGCCGCAGCATCCGGCGTTACACAACGCAGGATGTGGAAGAAAAGGACGTGAGAATGCTACTGGAGGCTGGTATGGCCGCTCCTTCAGCCGGGAACGAACGACCGTGGCACTTCGTGGTCGTGCGTGACAGGCGACTGATGCAAGGCATCATGGAGGTGCATCCCTACGCGCAGATGCTCAAGCAGAGCTCGGTAGCGGTGCTGATCTGCGGCGATCCGACATTGGAGAAATATCCTGGCTTCTGGGTACAGGATTGTTCAGCGGCGGTGGAGAACATGCTTATAATGGCCGTAGAGCTCAACCTGGGTGCTGTATGGCTAGGCATATACCCCATCGAGGAGCGCGTGCGCGGTCTGAGGCAGTTGCTAGGATTGCCGGAGAACGTCATCCCCTTCGCCCTCGTTCCCATAGGACACCCGGACGAAGAGAAGAGACCACTTGACCGCTATGACGAGGAGAGGGTCCATCGAGATGGTTGGTGACCTCTAATCATATATATTCGTGACCGACCGTATATTAAAGAGGGGTAGCATGAAAAAACTTTGGAGATGTCACGTCTGCAACGACATACACCTGGGGAACAAGGCCCCTGAAGTGTGTCCTACGTGTGGTGCCAAGAACGCCTTCGTACTGTCAGACATCAACGAGGCGATGGAGATCATTGGAAAGGACCACTCGATCATCGACACCAAACAGAACGTGGTGACCGCCTGGAAGCAGTTCTCCGACCAGAACCCAACGATACGATTGACGGATAAGACCGACGAGATCGAGCTACTATCAAAAGGGGTGCTGGAGAATCATAAGAACAAGGGGCAGCGTTACTGCCCTTGCCGGATCACCACTGGTGACCGACAGATCGACCTCAATCTCATATGCCCGTGCAATTTCCTGAAGCAGCCGGTCTTCAAGGAGACGGGGGAATGCTGGTGCGGTCTTTTCATAAAGAGGGATGTTGAATGAGCGAAAAGAGATTGATCTGGTTCCACGGGAAGGAGTGCCCTCATTGCCGCAAGCTTGCGCCGATGGTGGACCAGTTCGAAGCGGAGAGCGGGATCAAGCTGGAGAGGCTCGAGGTCTGGCATAACGAGGAGAACGCCACCTTAATGCGTTCGTTGGCCGATTCCATCGCCCCGGCCTGCGGAGGCGACCTGGGCGTCCCGGCCTTCTATAATGAGATAACTGGGAAGGCCATATGCGGCCAGGTGGACATGGGAAAGCTCGTGGCCTGGGCCAAGGGGTGAGGTGTTTGGAAAGAAGGGTCAGGGTTCCTGGCGGAAAGACCTTGGTCCTTGTGGTCGATTGCCAAGGGAAGGAAGTAAAGGACCTTCGACTTAGAGGGGACTTCTTCTTCTATCCAGAAGAAGGGTTGGCCAAGCTGGAATCATACTTGATGGAAAATTCCGCTTGGAAGATGGAGGATGCGGAGACCGCCATCACCAGCTTCCTGGAGGAGCACGATTATCGAGTGGTGGGGTTCGCTCCCGGCGACCTTGTGTATCTACTGAGGGGATTAAGATGTTGAGAAAGAGATGGAGAATGCTGCGCTATGAGACGAACACGCCATCCATGAACATGGCCTTGGACGAGGCCATCGCGGAAGCGGTCGCTTACAGGGTCGCCGGTCCGACCATACGCTTCTATGGTTGGGACCCGTCAGCCGTCAGCATCGGTCGCTTCCAGGACCTGGAGGAGGTGGTGGACATGGAGCAGTGTGATCGTCTGGGCGTTCAGGTGGTACGCCGAAGCACCGGCGGAGGCGCGGTATTTCACGACAATGGTAAAGAGATAACCTATAGTGTCGTGTGCCCCGAGGACATGATGCCCAAGGACATCAATGAGGCCTATCGTGAGATAGGCGGTTGGTTGGTCAATGCCCTCAAGCTGATCGGCATCGATGCGTCCTTCGAGCCAATAAACGATGTCCTGGTCAACGGAAAGAAGATCAGTGGCAGCGCCCAATCAAGACGTCAGGGCATATTCTCGCAGCACGGGACACTGCTTTACGATATCGATCGGGTAAGAATGTTCTCAGTGCTGAAGGTCCTCCCGGAAAAACTGGACGCGCACGGGATCGCTGATTCTACCGAGAGGGTCACCAGCGTTCGTGAGCAGAAGAAGGTTCCATGGGACTACGTCATCGCCGCCATGGCCAACGCCTTCATCATCAACAAACAGTGGTACGTGGGCGATCTGACAACGGACGAGATGGCCCGGGCGGAGCTGATCGCCCGGGAACGTTTCGGAAATGAAGATTGGACGTATGGCCGTTAGTCCATCACCAGCAGCAGCTCGGGGTTCTCCAGTAAATAGGTCAGTTCCTTGAGGAACTTGGCCGCCACCGCGCCGTCGTAGGCCCGGTGATCGAAAGTGAGCGATAGCGGCAGCACCTTGCGCGCCTGGACCGCGCCCTCGATCACGAGCGCCGCGTCCATGATCCGCCCTATCCCCAGTATGGCCGTCTCGGGATAGTTGATTATCGGAGTCCCGTACGTCCCTCCGAACACGCCATAGTTGGTGATGCTGAACGTCCCGCCCTTGAGGTCCGCCAGGTCCACCTTCCGCTCCTGAGCGCTCTTGGCGAGGGCCGACACTTCCTCGGCCAGTTCCTTCAGGCTCTTCAGGTCCGCGGCCTTGATCACCGGTACCATGAGGCCGTCGTCAATGGCCACGGCCACGCCGATGTTGTAGTACTTCTTGACGATGATCTCCTCTCGCTCTTCATCGATCATCGAGTTCAGCATAGGATGCGCCTTCAATGCCTGCACCACCGCCTTGATGATGAAAGGTATATAGGTCAAGTTGACGCCCATCCTTTCTTTGGCGGGGACCTTCACCAGGTTCCGCAGATCCACCAAACGGGTCACGTCCACCTGTTCCATGCTGGTGACCGCGGCCACGATCTGTTGTGATTCCTTCATGCGTTTGGCCGTGGTGCGTCTGATCCCCCTGATCGGTATCCTCTCGATATAACCGTAAATATCGAACTTGGGCACGGTCTTCGGTCTCTCGTTTTTCCCTTCGAGGTCTTTCTCCAACACCTGTCCGTGTGCTCCGCTCGGGATAATCTGCGTCAGGTCGATATCCTTCCCCTTGGCGATCTTCCTTACCGATGGCATGGCCGATACGTCCCGGCTGCTCCGCTTCGCAGGCGCGGAGGAGACCACCATCTCTTCCAGGGGAAGATCGCCGACGACAGAGACCGAGGGAGGTCTATCCTCCTTCGTATTATCGTCCGCCACCTTCGATGCAGTAGGCCGGGTCGGCACGATCTCTCCTTCTTCGCCGATGACCGCCAGCACTTCACCGACCTTGACCATCTCACCTTCTCTGTGATGGAGGTTCAGTATCTTACCCGCGGCCGGGGAGGGCATTTCAACCACCGCTTTGTCGGTCTCTATCTCCGCCAGCGACTGGTCCTTACTGACCATGTCTCCCTCCTTTACCAGCCACTTCTTGACCTCTCCCTCGGCGATCCCCTCGCCCAGGTCCGGGAACTTGAATTCGATTGCCATGCTGATCACCTAGAAGCTCATCGTACGTTCTATGCCCTCGATTATCATTCGTTCGTTGATGTAGTAGTGGTCCTCGCCTTTCGGCAAGGGTATGGTGATGTCCGGAGCGGTCACCCTCTCCACCGGTGCCTCCATGGACAAGATCGCCCCCTCGTAGATGCGGGCGGCGATCTCCGCCCCCAGCCCGCAGGTGCGAGGCGCTTCATGCACCACCACCGCCCGTCCAGTGCGTTTGACCGAGTTCAGGACGGTCTCGATATCCATGGGTGAGAGCGTCCTCATGTCGATGACCTCCACCGAGACCTTGACCTTATCGACCGCCTTTTGGATCAAAGGCATCATGGCCCCCCATCCTATCATGGTGACATCGTCCCCCTCCTGCACCACCCTGGCCTTTCCCAATGGCAGAAGGTACTCTCCGTCAGGCACCTCTTCCTTGAGCATGCGATAGGACCGTGTCGGTTCCAGGAACACCACCGGGTCCGGGTCTCTGATGGAGGCGGTCAACAGCCCCTTGGCCTCCAGGGGGGTGGAGGGAACGACCACCTTCAGTCCCGGGATCTGCGCGTA
The sequence above is a segment of the Methanomassiliicoccales archaeon genome. Coding sequences within it:
- a CDS encoding TIM barrel protein; the encoded protein is MHLFGMPALIEHQELRPNLELCRELGLDFLELNMNMPYSFPENLDARVMREAADGGLRFSMHLHDELDLGSLHLSVRQGHLARCEETLLWAAKNDVWLLNMHLNPGVYFTLPDRKVWVYDRYLEEYKVALKDSMTRLSSMASDLGIKICLENTGHFSLPYMREAVESVLPLPSVGLCWDIGHDARSGHLEEGFMIKHLDKVWHMHFHDYDGKSDHQLPFTGTMDCPRYLRLARENDMSVLVEVKTGSAVRQAIVSLKERGFMPSSRSL
- a CDS encoding thioredoxin family protein produces the protein MNDIRDVSDELFSDLLRKEKKFIVLEFWSPGCSVCKDVEPELVKAKKDLGADTMFMRVNTDHNNKLATKYHVTGTPTFLFFCKGQKVGGTIGYVNATVLRNTVKDLIRHSISCPPGKRPSYEMDGYG
- a CDS encoding dihydrolipoamide acetyltransferase family protein — its product is MAIEFKFPDLGEGIAEGEVKKWLVKEGDMVSKDQSLAEIETDKAVVEMPSPAAGKILNLHHREGEMVKVGEVLAVIGEEGEIVPTRPTASKVADDNTKEDRPPSVSVVGDLPLEEMVVSSAPAKRSSRDVSAMPSVRKIAKGKDIDLTQIIPSGAHGQVLEKDLEGKNERPKTVPKFDIYGYIERIPIRGIRRTTAKRMKESQQIVAAVTSMEQVDVTRLVDLRNLVKVPAKERMGVNLTYIPFIIKAVVQALKAHPMLNSMIDEEREEIIVKKYYNIGVAVAIDDGLMVPVIKAADLKSLKELAEEVSALAKSAQERKVDLADLKGGTFSITNYGVFGGTYGTPIINYPETAILGIGRIMDAALVIEGAVQARKVLPLSLTFDHRAYDGAVAAKFLKELTYLLENPELLLVMD
- a CDS encoding MarC family protein produces the protein MSGIEDLIYSTTLLFFIFDPFATVPLFISMTKGQSEQEQASSANKAVLVAGILFVIFALIGTELLGMFSITTDAFRIAGGIVLLLMAMEIIFSLTLSKNENPSVAWVIIATPILSGPGVITTAILLVHLYGQFTVLIAGVIGLAITWGVMRNSLLISKKVGNNAIEIFSKIIGLLLAAIAVEFIMRGAVDYVLNNLDAAFLLPLL
- a CDS encoding alpha-ketoacid dehydrogenase subunit beta; translation: MMMNMVQAINTALRMEMERDPSVVILGEDVGVDGGVFRLTEGLLDRFGADRVIDTPLAEAGISGVAIGMAMNGLRPIAEMQFMGFSYLALNQMINHAARMRNRTRGRMTIPLVLRMPYGAGVKALEHHSESTEALYAQIPGLKVVVPSTPLEAKGLLTASIRDPDPVVFLEPTRSYRMLKEEVPDGEYLLPLGKARVVQEGDDVTMIGWGAMMPLIQKAVDKVKVSVEVIDMRTLSPMDIETVLNSVKRTGRAVVVHEAPRTCGLGAEIAARIYEGAILSMEAPVERVTAPDITIPLPKGEDHYYINERMIIEGIERTMSF
- a CDS encoding ferredoxin-thioredoxin reductase catalytic domain-containing protein — protein: MKKLWRCHVCNDIHLGNKAPEVCPTCGAKNAFVLSDINEAMEIIGKDHSIIDTKQNVVTAWKQFSDQNPTIRLTDKTDEIELLSKGVLENHKNKGQRYCPCRITTGDRQIDLNLICPCNFLKQPVFKETGECWCGLFIKRDVE
- a CDS encoding lipoate--protein ligase family protein encodes the protein MLRKRWRMLRYETNTPSMNMALDEAIAEAVAYRVAGPTIRFYGWDPSAVSIGRFQDLEEVVDMEQCDRLGVQVVRRSTGGGAVFHDNGKEITYSVVCPEDMMPKDINEAYREIGGWLVNALKLIGIDASFEPINDVLVNGKKISGSAQSRRQGIFSQHGTLLYDIDRVRMFSVLKVLPEKLDAHGIADSTERVTSVREQKKVPWDYVIAAMANAFIINKQWYVGDLTTDEMARAELIARERFGNEDWTYGR
- the hisD gene encoding histidinol dehydrogenase, translating into MWRPLSIESWKARGRSDLSAVFPAVNDIIRSVREDGDISVIQLTARFDKVELNELEVSREEIEEAYRKIDDELLSALKFAQERIERYHRRQRPDDITLTKEEGASLGWKYSPLDTVGVYIPGGRASYPSTALMCAVPAKVAGVRSVVACTPPPVHPLTLVALDLAGTDRIFKCGGAQAIAAMALGTGTVPKVQKIVGPGNIYVTAAKVLLRQEVEMDFPAGPSEIAILADESARPENVAADILAQAEHDPHSACALVTNVPELPGKVWQIMEDRMATSPRQEIMASSLKNSGYILVDGMKEGVEACDQLAPEHLSLQVKDPLRLLPLVHNAGAIFLGHDSPVACGDYTTGTDHVLPTAGNAAVHSGLDVLHFMKRSSVQFLDKEMLKKLAPATVKLAETEGLTAHADSVRVRLKK
- a CDS encoding nitroreductase family protein, coding for MRNDPILDRRSIRRYTTQDVEEKDVRMLLEAGMAAPSAGNERPWHFVVVRDRRLMQGIMEVHPYAQMLKQSSVAVLICGDPTLEKYPGFWVQDCSAAVENMLIMAVELNLGAVWLGIYPIEERVRGLRQLLGLPENVIPFALVPIGHPDEEKRPLDRYDEERVHRDGW